A segment of the Corvus hawaiiensis isolate bCorHaw1 chromosome 16, bCorHaw1.pri.cur, whole genome shotgun sequence genome:
AGCATTTTAGAGCCCTTTCAAAGACAAGGCAGAAAAAGGTGTAAAGTAGAAAAATCTGGAGCCTCGGTAATTTCCAGAAACATCCAGAGTTTACATTTTGTGAAGGGCAACAAGTCGCTTTTGTCACTGCTGCTCGGCCGCCGCTAAGTCTGTTCGTCTGCACACAGGCCCTCTGTGTCCGAGGACAGAACACATTTggtttcctcttcctttttccttcgcTCCATTTCCCACTCCACAAAGGTATCGAAGAGACTCGGCCAGGCCTCGTCCTCACTGTAGTTGCTAAGGTCCGGTCCAATCACCTGAGTAAAATTTAGAAACATGTTCCACGTGTCCCGGGAGATTCCCTTGATTCCTGAGGGGTTCTTGATTAGGAAGTGTAACCACTGGTCCAAAATAGGGGGCTTGTTTTGGGTGAAGACTAATTTCCAAAGGGCAATGGCTATTTCCCGATGTAGCGACCTCTGTCCTTCTTCAGAGTCCAGGCCAAACTGGAAGGTGAAACGATAGAGATCCTTGAATTTATCTTCCTGCTTGGCTTCATTTAGGAGGCTGGGGAACCTTGCACAAATGCCATCAATGCTGTCTGCATTTATTGCTTTGCAGCCGTCAAAAAACTCCTTCCTGTTAAGCAAGAGAAGAGAAGTCAGAGTGAGCTCTTCCCACCGACCTCGCGTGCCGAACACGTCCCGTCTCCGTTCAGCTGCATCAAAGCAAAGAGGACCACCTGGACAAGACAAGGTGTACCCTCAGACCCAGTGGCACAAAGGTTTTGGCAAGGGGAGCTACTGGAAAGAGAGACAGTCCCAAGGCCTCAAGTCCTTAAGGCCTGGGGAACCACACACAGCCCCCAGGTCTGCTGGGGCACTGTTAGCCTCTCAAAGATTCTGCTCTCTGGCTTTTCTGGACATTTCCACATCCTGGAACGCCTTTCACATTAACAAGTGAATCTAATTTACCACAGAAGAAATTCCATATGTTTGAAATGTTACCCCAACTTGATTCAATACTGCCCATGGCTAAATGCCCATGCTCTGGGTGAGCTATTTGCAAGAGACAGTGCAGTccacttctgcttttccttggtTTGTGGTTGCTCTTCCAGCCTGCAAAACCAAAAGGGAGCCACTGGTGTGGGTCAGCAAGGCACTTGCTGAGAGCATGGAAGGGAGCACGGCATCACAGGGGCTACAGCACAATGTATCAACACTGCTCGAAGCACCAGTCCTGTACCAA
Coding sequences within it:
- the DCUN1D3 gene encoding DCN1-like protein 3, which produces MGQCVTKCKNPSSTLGSKNGERESGSKSHSKRSAVHKDDHGSACGKASGDILVNGTKKTDAAVESSQPPTFSGDTKKDSVCSAEESSLQRIGELFRRYKDEREDAILEEGMERFCNDLCVDPTEFKVLVLAWKFQAATMCKFTRKEFFDGCKAINADSIDGICARFPSLLNEAKQEDKFKDLYRFTFQFGLDSEEGQRSLHREIAIALWKLVFTQNKPPILDQWLHFLIKNPSGIKGISRDTWNMFLNFTQVIGPDLSNYSEDEAWPSLFDTFVEWEMERRKKEEETKCVLSSDTEGLCADEQT